The proteins below are encoded in one region of Rhinolophus sinicus isolate RSC01 linkage group LG07, ASM3656204v1, whole genome shotgun sequence:
- the LG07H19orf53 gene encoding leydig cell tumor 10 kDa protein homolog: MAQGQRKFQARKPVKSKTAAASERNRAPRKGGRVIAPKKARVVQQRKLKKDLEVGIRKKIEHDVVMKASTSLPKKLALVKAPTKKKEAASSSSTKTPS, from the exons ATGGCGCAGGGGCAGCGCAAGTTCCAAGCGCGGAAGCCGGTGAAGAGCAAGACCGCGGCGGCTTCGGAGCGGAACCGGGCCCCGAGGAAAGGAG GTCGTGTTATCGCCCCCAAGAAGGCGCGCGTTGTGCAGCAGCGAAAGCTCAAGAAG GACCTGGAAGTCGGGATCCGGAAGAAGATTGAACATGACGTGGTCATGAAAGCCAGCACGAGCCTGCCCAAGAAGCTGGCACTGGTGAAGGCCCCCACCAAGAAGAAGGAGgcagcctcttcctcctccaccaaGACACCTTCCTAA